The Betta splendens chromosome 24, fBetSpl5.4, whole genome shotgun sequence DNA window ATGTGATCCTAAAGAGACAGAGACTGTATCCAGTACAATAAGCATGGCATCATTTCCACAAGAAGGTCTAAGTCTACCTGAGGCTATTCATGTTTTAACAGAGGAAACTGAAGTTGTTGGTGATAGTCTTGCACATAAGCTAAGTTCTTCCACTTCCTGTACTGGCGTGTCCAAAGTCAGCAGTACGACAGAAGATTTGGTAGTGCCAAAAAATCACATGTCAAAGTGCAGTGAGCTCAACGTCACACAGAACTACTACAATCTGGCAAAGAGCTATGAGAATAATGTTGAACCTTCTACTTCAGTGCTGGTACTTCATGATGAAGATTCAATGATCCGCACACTGAACAACTTGAAGAGATTCCCTGATGCTATAAGTCCCCTGAAGAGCCCTATTCGGAtaaccaaaaccaaacaaagtcATCTCCATAATCAAGGCAACCCTGATGATGTCAAGAGTCTTCAAACTGGTAAATGTGAATGAAGAATTTTGCAATGCTGATTTATAGGTTCGTGGCTTAATGTTGTagattacattattattagtctaaattataataatattttgtttCCCTTTATGGTTGTCTGTTTAATGATGATGTAATTCAGTTAGACAGATAAGCGCATCTTAAACACATCGTTCAACTGTTTAGAAAATTAGATAAAATATtgggtggtgcagtgggtagcactgtcgcctcacagcaagaagggcattcctttctgtgtgcgtgcgtgcgtgcgtgcgtgcgtgcgactCTGTTTggccctgcaatagactggcgacctgttcagggtgtaccctgcctcacGCTCTCAGcaagctgggataggctctGGATAGATTATTTCTAACACTTAAACGTGGCTTCAAAAGGAGTCTGATAAGTGAGCTTATTGGATAgaaattttgtaaataaaaacactatttTATGGGCAATTAGTGCCCTGGGGGGCCTCGTTTACGAATGGTACTTGCGCACAAAAACCTCACATAAGTACGAATCTACAGCAACGTTCAGATGTATCAATAACTACATAAAGTAGGAATTTACGGTAGTTCCCTAGTTTGCGGAAGTACTTTTCTGCAGCTATTGGTCTGTTGGCAACACTAAGAGGTGAAACAGAGAAATTGTTAATCACGTAAAAAAAGGTTGTTAGTCACACCGGAGAAAAACGATAAATAATGAATACAGACACGCGTTGTGCAATTAGATGAGAATATGAAAATATTAGCAAAACGGTGCAAATGTATATATTCAATAGCTCTGTTAGATGATCTGTGAGGATCCATTAGAAGTGTCTATTGCAGCTTGACACAGTGAAAACCATGCAGCCAACTACATCTAGCTGCTGACCAAACTAGGGTCCAGCCACGGGGGCatccagaaggagctgcagaccagTTGGGTATATGCCAGTGGACCCTGAGCGGAGCCATGCGAGCTCTGTAGATAGCAATCATCTGTATGTCAGTAAGGCATCAAGTTCCTATATAATGCagttgatcagggcaacattaaaaCAATTTGCATCAAGAGCCAGTTTACCCTTCATTTTAATGAACAGCATTTTTGggaacagatttgaagctggtaccagatagGTGGCTTCTTGGTCAATAAATGATTTACCGGCCTTAATATTTATTCCTGTTGCGTGTAGAACCTATGCGTCCCCAAAGTACATCCTGTCTTTAGCGTTAATATTAGTCgtggtttaatgtagagacATCCTATTAGTAGCTGAACACAGTGGTCGGGGTCAGtttgtcttcttctctgcctgtTTTGATGACAGATTGGTGGTAGGAAATCTACACATGTCTTTGTACATAAGGCCCCAGGTTCTTAACATAAAAATATCTTCCAGATAATAAAAATTTCTGTTCTACTGCATACATTTTGATCCACTTCAAGCTGCttctttacaaacacaaattatATCCCTATGCTCAAAGTTTTGTAATTTAAGGTTTTATCTAATGAAATGATTAATCATGAGATGACACGGGTGTTAACAGTAAACACTGTATCGAGTAAATTTGCATCCAAGCAACCATTTATTCATGCTTCTGTTTCTATTTCTAATTTACAAGTTCTGTATTGCAGAAATACATGCTTTACTGCTAATTTGCACTGTGTATTAAAAGCATAACTCTGAAATGCCATAGAGCCAAATtgtctgaaaatgttttttgttttttttgcagattTCTCCGACACAGCCAATGGAGCGAACTCAAAAAAGTTGGaagtaaacaaagaaaacaaatatccAGGTTCTACTGCAGACAGCGACATGCATGTGGTTGACGAGGCCACGGACCATTTTTTAAGTTTCTCGGACACTGACATGGAGGAAGGTGAAATTTTAAGTGAAAGTGAGGAGTCAGTTCCAGATTATCCAGTTCTTACAACTAAGCTGGCAATGTTGTCACCACCagccacaaacaaaccaaatcgCAAGACTACAGTAAAGAGAAAGACTGAAGATTACAATCTGATCTTAAAAGAAACCCCAGGTgaatcaacacaaagtccaaaGAGTCGCTTTAAAACAGTTTGCCCTGCAGCAACTAAGTTTTCCTTTTCCAACATAGATGAAATAATGGAGACATTTAAGTTGGTTCGGCGTGAGATCCGAAAAAAGTACATGAAGCTACATAAAACCTTTCCCAAAAAGAGCTTCTATGGCATGATGGACAATTTTCAGAAGTCTTTTTTAGAGTTTGTGGAGGGCGCCCAATTTGGCAAAATTTGCAGTcaggcagaggagctgaagtCTAGATTGAAGAAACTGATTACCTCTGTTTTTAGCAAAGTAGCTAATAATGGAATTGTGAAACGCATATTTGAACAGCAGGCAACTGATTTGAAGCAGAAGTTGTGGGACTTTGTGGATGTTCAAGTTGAGTATTTGTTTAAGGATATTAACACAACACTCAAGTGCCTTTGCAAACCAGCAAGTCCTCAAGCTAAGGATGTGAGTTCAAATTGGAATGAGAACATGTCCACACAACCTCCTGTAAAGAAAGAATTTCAGTCTGCTTCACCCATCTCGGGTCAAGTCAAGACTTCTGCTGTGGTGCCTTACAGGACAGGTCTTGGAAGCAGAGGCAAAGATATCCGGATGACACACATGGAAAACCCCACAAGTTCTGATCCAAGTCCATCAGATATCCAAAAGACTCAAACTAAAATTGATATCCATTCTACTAAAAATATCCCTCCCACGCCAGAGCAAAACAACCTAGTTTCTTTGATTGTCTCTCAGAATAACTCCTTGAATGACAAAACTGACTTTAACATACTCACAGAACAGCAAGCCTCCAGTTTAACGTTCAACTTGGTAAGAGACTCTCAAATGGGGGAAATCTTCAAATGTCTCCTGCAAGGATCTGATTTACTAGAATCTAGTGGCATCACAGGAGACTACACAGCATGGCCTCTCAGCACACCAAGAAAGGATGGAGAGAGACTCATCAGCATCACCACGCCAACTAAATTTCACTCTCCGTCTAAGTTTTTTCCCGTGAACAAATTTAATTCCCCCTCCAAACTTATTGCTACTTGGTCAAGCATTTCACCTCGCAATATGCCATCTCCCAGATCCAATGATCCAGTCGCATTGAATCCAGCTTTATTTGATGAAAGTTGCTTGTTAGAAGTACCGTCAGAGAACAGCGTGCCTCTGCAGAAGTCTCATTATGTTCTTGCTGAAGATCTGGCAGTGTCTCTCACCATTCCTTCACCCCTTAAATCGGATAGTCACCTCAGTTTCTTACAGCCTGCAAGCATCCACAGAATGTCCACTCCAGATAGCGTCATCAGCGCTCACATAAGCGAGGATGCTCTCCTCGACAATGAGGATATTACAGAACAGGACATCCACCTTACCCTTGACACAGACAATTCTAGCTGTGGCTCGATCAGCAGTGTGGCCTCTGTGCCATGTTTAACATCTTTTATGTTCCAGCCTGATAAGCCCATGCAGGCTCTTGTGATGGAGAAATCTAATGACCACTTCATTGTGAAAATTCGTCAGGCAGAGCTGGCTGACGTCCCTCTCGTTTCTGATGACAGTTTAAGTAAAACATTTGGAGCAGAAAACATGATTCCAGACAGTCTTAAAGAAAGTCAAACAGTAACTGTTTTTCAAAGTGGTAGCAGTCCTTCAGATTCGATCCCATCAGTACAGCATGATTTAGCTAAGATCTCTGGGCTGAGTCTTGCCATCACTCAAGAAAAGTGCTCAATAAAAGATCTGCTTTGCCAAAATGAAGTGACAATAACTCACCAAAATATCTCAAAGATTAGCATTTCAGAGGAGTTGCAGCCTCTGAATGATCAGCCTTCACGTAATACTTTGAACACTGATTCTCAAAACTCTCATTCTGTGTGTTACCAGTTTAGCAAAATAACAGACAAAAAGGATGTCACACTTATGACTGATGAATTTGAAACAGATGCACACCACAGAGGAGAAAACCCCAAAACTCAGAAAAGCTCTTTTAAACCTGTGACTAGTGCCCCTGACAATAACCCACATCTACCAGCTGAAAGCTGTAAAAGCAACCAGAGGAGTAAAGATTCACTGAAACAAAGTTCAGACTTGGCAAGAGAGGATAAAGAGGCATCAAAGTGTGAAAGAAATCTCGTCATTGAGAGCACAAGCTGTACACCAGAAACAGAAGAGAGCGGTGGTGAAAATGCTAGAAAACGGAAAAAGCATCAAGAAAAATCCAAGGCAAAGCGGTGCAAAAAGGAGGCAAAGAGAACAGAAGCACCTGTGTCCACAAAAGACAATAACGAGTCCAGCTCTTCCTCAGCTCATCTTTCCACTAACAGTCTATCTGCCAGGAATGTTATCAGGAAGAAAGGCGAGGTGGTCATGGCCTGGACAAGGTTAGTACATTTAGCTGAATATGTGTTGTACTAATCCTGCTCCTCTCAGAAATTTCTAACTGAAAAAATAGATGCACTTTAATTAAATCCCCACATTTTTGCAA harbors:
- the casp8ap2 gene encoding CASP8-associated protein 2; protein product: MANPDISDASRLLLPEVSEDSVDIYDDLDVCFNIDAGKTPQESMDLYEEIVTEEQLIKESSYAELKSRFEAAQNQIKELHRRLEEMETKNTRLNTENCSLKKNISALFRTAKQEVTRKDAEILRLNLGSVKGHNIYTNNLPDRNLSSRPLASSPPPPSTNHPPARENYPPKHSCHLSKKENNNCINRPTISSTETRASKESSACHSKSLSILQNESDKHKLKHREEKYQCLRQSQSPSEVWRQRSGSDSNKDSSAPDKTRSHKVDNDARRNYNSRTCLSRTYPNAEGHHKVDRAKSPCQDILDSTVRTGRSRELKKDNDNSEYGGAYSSKEHHSSRKSYRCDRGSNSKVKKRSSSNQKRYRDSSKDREGARFSKNYQKAEKRHEEKVGKYRRKSLSETSRESRRQSTKKLEKSDIHDSSKDKQKNKRGISERSSNNKIFKKGSTEGNAPNKKLCFMETLNLTLSPIKKSTVSIDEQHEPAGDMVHHQSDDENSQPNVEDMCIIDEIGSGQSEGVPELTSDIPAHTGKSCESAKDFQKDTNNYNKKEVEKTLEDTSVKTTLAHTQSLDMGQNYITDPTLKSQQSSFIKPQNQENRMELTSENEQVQSAPLEATSSINNTFRSMSKPHTSSSSEQGYLVISGDQPVAIIETFVLKSREEKLPKTTVWTSLPVNAVEDGPNNSPSRKNPVNEDVSGCFKSQCMPSDDLPQSCQQGLSALFRPVYRKTLCHKQCDPKETETVSSTISMASFPQEGLSLPEAIHVLTEETEVVGDSLAHKLSSSTSCTGVSKVSSTTEDLVVPKNHMSKCSELNVTQNYYNLAKSYENNVEPSTSVLVLHDEDSMIRTLNNLKRFPDAISPLKSPIRITKTKQSHLHNQGNPDDVKSLQTDFSDTANGANSKKLEVNKENKYPGSTADSDMHVVDEATDHFLSFSDTDMEEGEILSESEESVPDYPVLTTKLAMLSPPATNKPNRKTTVKRKTEDYNLILKETPGESTQSPKSRFKTVCPAATKFSFSNIDEIMETFKLVRREIRKKYMKLHKTFPKKSFYGMMDNFQKSFLEFVEGAQFGKICSQAEELKSRLKKLITSVFSKVANNGIVKRIFEQQATDLKQKLWDFVDVQVEYLFKDINTTLKCLCKPASPQAKDVSSNWNENMSTQPPVKKEFQSASPISGQVKTSAVVPYRTGLGSRGKDIRMTHMENPTSSDPSPSDIQKTQTKIDIHSTKNIPPTPEQNNLVSLIVSQNNSLNDKTDFNILTEQQASSLTFNLVRDSQMGEIFKCLLQGSDLLESSGITGDYTAWPLSTPRKDGERLISITTPTKFHSPSKFFPVNKFNSPSKLIATWSSISPRNMPSPRSNDPVALNPALFDESCLLEVPSENSVPLQKSHYVLAEDLAVSLTIPSPLKSDSHLSFLQPASIHRMSTPDSVISAHISEDALLDNEDITEQDIHLTLDTDNSSCGSISSVASVPCLTSFMFQPDKPMQALVMEKSNDHFIVKIRQAELADVPLVSDDSLSKTFGAENMIPDSLKESQTVTVFQSGSSPSDSIPSVQHDLAKISGLSLAITQEKCSIKDLLCQNEVTITHQNISKISISEELQPLNDQPSRNTLNTDSQNSHSVCYQFSKITDKKDVTLMTDEFETDAHHRGENPKTQKSSFKPVTSAPDNNPHLPAESCKSNQRSKDSLKQSSDLAREDKEASKCERNLVIESTSCTPETEESGGENARKRKKHQEKSKAKRCKKEAKRTEAPVSTKDNNESSSSSAHLSTNSLSARNVIRKKGEVVMAWTRDEDRAILIDLKKKGPSRETFSALSEKLKKPTGQIAHRFYQLMKLFKKQEKV